A window of the Hippoglossus stenolepis isolate QCI-W04-F060 chromosome 8, HSTE1.2, whole genome shotgun sequence genome harbors these coding sequences:
- the cmtm8b gene encoding CKLF-like MARVEL transmembrane domain-containing protein 8b has translation MERSAVVSGRRSPPVPDYNISTSTLAFDQHFTTTAEGVLLQAEIVFGMLVWILIGGTEYYHLSALCWVMFVAISCWVLTVCLFLIYLTGAHRRIPRVPWTTLSLCFNCSAAALYLATAVADALTVNQATRGRHNYNCWVASAFFASLTTLCYAGSSYLSFHAWKTTEEEH, from the exons ATGGAGAGATCCGCTGTGGTGTCGGGCCGCAGGAGTCCCCCAGTACCAGATTACAACATCTCGACCTCCACCTTGGCCTTCGACCAGCATTTCACCACGACCGCTGAGGGAGTTCTCCTCCAGGCTGAAATA gtgtTTGGTATGTTAGTGTGGATTCTCATTGGGGGTACAGAGTATTATCATCTCTCTGCTCTTTGCTGGGTGATGTTTGTCGCCATCTCGTGCTGGGTTCTGACAGTTtgcctgtttttaatttacctCACTGGAGCTCACAGGAGAATACCACGGGTCCCCTGGACGACACTG TCGCTGTGTTTCAACTGCAGCGCAGCAGCTCTCTATCTCGCGACAGCAGTAGCAGATGCTCTGACTGTCAACcaggccactagggggcgacACAACTACAACTGCTGGGTCGCATCTGCA TTCTTTGCCTCTCTGACCACACTGTGCTATGCAGGAAGCAGTTACCTGAGTTTCCACGCCTGgaaaaccacagaggaggagcactAG
- the LOC118114190 gene encoding zymogen granule membrane protein 16 yields the protein MLSLLFFVGLFASCLVKPNTAIYSFSGSIGGGGIPFASSGNGRVTGIRVWEVPSQYITGIQLRHQYIWSKVFGRAYGPVNEMSLFDGEAVVQVSGKYHSNYIYQLIFVTSRGRSLSAGLPYQKSFNFYPTHPESELRMLSGRHNGNGITSLGAHWSSEFNSTSA from the exons ATGCTTTCCCTCCTGTTCTTCGTCGGGCTCTTTGCCAGCTGCCTGGTAAAAC CCAACACGGCCATCTACTCCTTCTCTGGTTCCATTGGTGGTGGTGGGATTCCCTTTGCCTCATCAGGAAATGGAAGGGTCACAGGGATCAGGGTCTGGGAAGTCCCATCTCAATACATCACTGG TATCCAGCTGCGCCATCAATACATTTGGTCTAAAGTATTTGGACGGGCATATGGCCCAGTGAATGAGATGTCACTTTTTGATGGAGAGGCCGTTGTTCAG GTCTCTGGTAAATACCACAGCAATTACATCTATCAGCTGATATTCGTAACCTCCAGAGGGCGATCTCTGAGCGCTGGCCTGCCTTATCAG AAATCATTCAACTTCTACCCGACTCACCCGGAATCAGAGCTGCGAATGCTGAGCGGCCGACATAACGGCAATGGGATTACTTCACTGGGAGCTCACTGGTCATCTGAGTTCAATAGCACTAGCGCATAA
- the LOC118114387 gene encoding zymogen granule membrane protein 16: MLSLLFFVGLFASCLVKPNTAIYSFSGSIGGGGIPFASSGNGRVTGIRVWEIPSQYITGIQLRHQYIWSKVFGRAYGPMNEMSLFDGEAVVQVSGKYHSNYIYQLIFVTSRGRSLSAGQPYQKSFNFYPTHPESELRMLSGRHNGYGITSLGAHWASGFNSTSA; encoded by the exons ATGCTTTCCCTCCTGTTCTTCGTCGGGCTCTTTGCCAGCTGCCTGGTAAAAC CCAACACGGCCATCTACTCCTTCTCTGGTTCCATTGGTGGTGGTGGGATTCCCTTTGCCTCATCAGGAAATGGAAGGGTCACAGGGATCAGGGTCTGGGAAATCCCATCTCAATACATCACTGG TATCCAGCTGCGCCATCAATACATTTGGTCTAAAGTATTTGGACGGGCATATGGCCCAATGAATGAGATGTCACTTTTTGATGGAGAGGCCGTTGTTCAG GTCTCTGGTAAATACCACAGCAATTACATCTATCAGCTGATATTCGTAACCTCCAGAGGGCGATCTCTGAGCGCTGGCCAGCCTTATCAG AAATCATTCAACTTCTACCCGACTCACCCAGAATCAGAGCTGCGAATGCTGAGCGGCCGACATAACGGCTATGGGATTACTTCACTGGGAGCTCACTGGGCATCTGGGTTCAATAGCACTAGCGCATAA